One Brassica napus cultivar Da-Ae chromosome A5, Da-Ae, whole genome shotgun sequence DNA window includes the following coding sequences:
- the LOC111215789 gene encoding light-harvesting complex-like protein OHP1, chloroplastic: MASSLLTSTPLSSSFLPVPRRLSVQHGHCQSKRTLRFGLKQSSLCVRAAKLPQGVIVPKVEPKFVPAFLGFTFTAEIWNSRACMIGLIGTFIVELILNKGILQIIGVDVGKGLDLPL; this comes from the exons ATGGCGAGCTCGCTTCTCACCTCGACGCCATTGTCCTCATCTTTCTTACCTGTTCCTCGGAGGCTGTCGGTTCAACATGGCCATTGTCAGAGCAAAAGAACACTCAGGTTCGGTCTGAAACAATCGTCTCTCTGTGTACGCGCCGCTAAACTCCCTCAAGGG GTGATAGTGCCAAAAGTGGAACCCAAGTTTGTACCAGCGTTTCTGGGATTCACATTTACAGCTGAGATATGGAACTCTAGAGCTTGTATGATTGGTCTCATCGGTACCTTCATTGTTGAGCTG attttgaaCAAAGGAATACTTCAAATCATTGGTGTTGATGTTGGAAAAGGGCTTGATCTTCCTCTCTGA
- the LOC111215790 gene encoding UPF0161 protein At3g09310 — MAVVVSVHRLSATHLISENSKPPKLHLKFNTPRLSFHHFPQTNKHQLRCLSAKSTPSSPDPDSPQDGEEQESVGVKAALAMLRFYKREISPVLPRSCRYVPTCSEYSMEAYKKYGVLKGTVLTTWRLCRCNPLGGSGFDPPRWFGESVITPQAEEEEDSYSNEDEREI; from the exons ATGGCAGTCGTCGTCTCCGTTCATCGTCTTTCCGCAACCCACTTGATCTCTGAAAACTCTAAACCTCCTAAACTTCACTTGAAATTCAATACGCCTCGCCTGAGCTTTCATCATTTTCCTCAGACAAACAAGCACCAGCTCCGTTGCTTATCTGCGAAATCGACACCTTCGAGTCCAGACCCTGACTCTCCTCAAG ATGGTGAAGAGCAGGAGAGTGTGGGAGTCAAAGCAGCTTTAGCAATGCTGAGATTCTACAAGA GGGAGATATCGCCGGTGTTACCTAGAAGCTGCCGTTACGTTCCAACTTGCAGCGAGTACTCTATGGAAGCTTACAAAAAATATGGAGTTCTCAAAGGCACTGTTCTCACCACTTGGCGTCTCTGCCGCTGCAATCCTCTTGGTGGATCTGGATTCGATCCTCCAAGATGGTTTGGTGAGAGTGTGATCACTCCCcaggcagaagaagaagaagatagctATAGCAATGAGGATGAAAGAGAGATTtga
- the LOC106452729 gene encoding oxysterol-binding protein-related protein 3B, producing MAPNDPKNGGGFFASLASSISNLGSAMTKSVNGLVGYEGLEVINPEGSTEDAAEEANRGRWKQEDRDGYWKMMQKYIGSDVTSMVTLPVIIFEPMTMLQKMAELMEYSHLLDMADQTEDPYMRMVYASSWAISVYYAFQRTWKPFNPILGETYEMANYNGVNFISEQVSHHPPMSAGHAENEHFTYDCTSKLKTKFLGNSIDVYPVGRTRVTLKRDGVVLDLVPPLTKVHNLIFGRTWVDSPGEMIMTNLTTGDKVVLYFQPCGWFGSGRYEVDGYVYNASEEPKILMTGKWNESMSYQQCDGEGEPLPGTELKEVWKLADVPKDDKYQYTHFAHKINSFDTAPKKLLPSDSRLRPDRYALEMGDMSKSGNEKSSLEERQRAEKRTREEKGQSFTPKWFDITEEVTPTPWGDLEVYQFNGKYSEHREAADSSEDNTDPKSIQFNPWQFQDLSTQ from the exons ATGGCTCCCAACGATCCTAAAAACGGCGGCGGGTTCTTCGCGTCTCTTGCTTCCTCGATCTCCAATTTGGGATCGGCCATGACCAAATCAGTTAACGG TTTGGTTGGCTATGAGGGACTTGAAGTTATTAACCCTGAAGGAAGTACAGAAGATGCAGCTGAGGAAGCAAACAGAGGAAGGTGGAAGCAAGAG GATCGAGATGGTTATTGGAAGATGATGCAGAAGTACATAGGATCTGATGTCACATCAATGGTGACACTGCCTGTGATTATCTTTGAACCAATGACAATGCTCCAGAAAATGGCTGAG TTGATGGAATACTCGCATCTATTAGACATGGCAGACCAAACGGAAGACCCTTATATGCGCATGGTGTATGCGT CATCATGGGCAATATCTGTGTACTATGCTTTCCAACGTACCTGGAAACCGTTCAATCCAATCCTTGGAGAGACTTATGAGATGGCTAATTACAATGGTGTTAACTTCATCTCTGAACAG GTCAGCCATCATCCGCCAATGAGCGCTGGTCATGCTGAAAATGAGCATTTCACTTATGACTGTACATCAAAACTGAAAACAAAGTTTCTAGGCAATTCCATTGACGTCTACCCAGTAGGAAG GACACGAGTGACACTTAAAAGAGATGGAGTGGTTCTTGACTTGGTACCTCCTCTAACCAAAGTTCACAACCTAATCTTTGGACGAACTTGGGTGGATTCTCCTGGGGAAATGATCATGACTAACCTGACCACAGGTGACAAAGTCGTGCTTTACTTCCAACCATGTGGCTGGTTCGG ATCTGGTCGATATGAAGTGGACGGATATGTCTACAACGCCTCTGAGGAGCCCAAGATTCTCATGACCGGTAAATGGAACGAGTCCATGAGTTATCAGCAGTGTGACGGTGAAGGTGAACCTCTCCCTGGCACCGAACTGAAGGAG GTCTGGAAACTCGCTGATGTTCCAAAGGATGACAAGTACCAATACACACACTTTGCTCACAAGATCAACAGCTTTGACACTGCTCCGAAAAAGCTGTTGCCGTCTGATTCACGGTTACGCCCTGACAGATACGCGCTAGAGATGGGCGACATGTCCAAATCCGGTAATGAGAAGAGCAG CTTGGAAGAGAGGCAGAGAGCTGAAAAGAGAACTCGCGAAGAGAAAGGTCAAAGCTTTACTCCCAAGTGGTTTGATATAACTGAAGAAGTCACTCCTACACCATGGGGGGATCTTGAAGTTTATCAATTCAACGGAAAGTACTCAGAACATAGGGAAGCTGCGGATAGCTCTGAAGATAACACCGACCCTAAGTCAATCCAGTTCAACCCATGGCAATTTCAAGATTTGTCTACTCAATGA